A single genomic interval of Malania oleifera isolate guangnan ecotype guangnan chromosome 11, ASM2987363v1, whole genome shotgun sequence harbors:
- the LOC131143528 gene encoding DNA-directed RNA polymerases II, IV and V subunit 6A-like, translating into MADDDYNDMDMGYEDEPEPEPEDEGVEEEADNNNNNNTNNNNEDIPEADAGDKEEGQLPADRPRKTSKYMTKYERARILGTRALQISMNAPVMVELEGETDPLEIAMKELRQRKIPFTIRRYLPDGSYEDWGVDELIVEDSWKRQVGGD; encoded by the coding sequence ATGGCGGACGACGACTACAACGACATGGACATGGGATACGAAGATGAACCGGAACCCGAGCCTGAAGACGAAGGCGTCGAGGAGGAGGctgataacaacaacaacaacaacaccaACAACAACAATGAAGACATTCCCGAAGCCGATGCCGGAGACAAAGAAGAAGGACAGCTGCCGGCGGATCGGCCACGTAAGACATCGAAATACATGACCAAGTATGAGCGCGCGCGAATATTGGGTACTCGTGCTCTGCAGATCAGCATGAATGCTCCTGTGATGGTTGAGTTAGAGGGCGAAACTGACCCGCTCGAGATTGCCATGAAGGAACTGCGCCAGAGGAAGATACCGTTCACAATTCGTCGATACCTGCCCGATGGAAGCTATGAGGACTGGGGAGTTGATGAATTGATAGTGGAAGACTCGTGGAAGAGGCAAGTCGGCGGTGATTGA